CGACAGGACAATTAAATTGTTCACGAACAACATATCAGCGGGTTAAGAAATCTGCGATTGAGCATTTAGCATCGAAATTATGACACAAAACGGGACATTATGGTAATAATAATGTGCTATTATAGTAGCATGGACAAGGAGGACAAGACATCTACTCCAAGCGGTTTGAGCGTTTTTTTCAAAGTTTTATCTCCAAAAAATAGTTTTGATGATTTTTCACGTTACTTGCTCCTTGTCTTTCTTATTGATACCAACGGGATCGGATTAAACCGATCTTTTTTATTTTTTTACGAAAGGGGTGATGGAAAATCGCCAAATTATCAATGAGGCAACAACGATTTGTAGATGAGTACATCATCTCTGGCAATGCTACTCAAGCAGCGCTCAAAGCTGGATACAGCGAGAAGACTGCTGGTAGGATAGCTGGTCAAAACTTGAAAAAACTTGAAATTAAAGCCTACCTGGACGAAAAGATGGCTGAATTACAAGCTAAAAACATCATGAGCGCAGAAGAAGCTCTAAGCATCCTGTCTGACATTGCGAGAGGGAAGCGTGATGAGGAGGTCTTGATGATGGACCCTACAACTGGCGAGGTCCGTAGGCTTACAAAAAAAGCAGATAACGCAACGGTTATCAAGGCAATCCAAGAATTATTAAAACGATACCCAACCGCTAAACAAGCAGAAAAACTGGAACTCGAAATAGAGAAGTTGAGGACGCAGATGGAGCAAGGTATGGTTTCAGATTTGAATATCACAATCATAGACGAGTGGGCAAAAGATGGAAGTTAAGATCCAGAAAAACATCAATCCTCATTTTAAAAGCGTCTGGACAACTAGCAAGCCTTACAACATTCTGAAAGGTGGACGGAACTCTTTCAAGTCTTCGGTAGTAGCCTTATTACTTGTTTATATGATGATACCGTTCCTGATCGCTGGCAAGAAAGCGAATGTAGTAGTCATTCGAAAAGTTGGTAACACTATTCGAGATAGTGTCTTTTTAAAAATACAGTGGGCTTTGAATAAGTTCGGGTTATCTGGACGGTTCAAGGCTACCGTATCGCCATTTAAAATACAAGACACAGTCACGGGATCGTGTTTTTATTTCTACGGCCAAGACGATTTTCAGAAGCTCAAATCAAATGACATCGGGAATATTATTGCCGTGTGGTATGAGGAGGCTGCGGAATTTAGCAACAAAGAAGACTTTGACCAGTCGAACGTGACTTTTATGCGACAGAAGCATCCAGATATTGACTTTGTGAAATTCTTCTGGTCGTATAACCCACCACGCAATCCATATAGCTGGATCAATGAGTGGGCAGAGGAACTAAAGGATAACGAGAATTATCTTGTACATTCGTCATCTTATTTAGATGATAAGTTAGGTTTCGTTACTGAGCAAATGCTGGAAGATATTGAACGCATTAAAGAGAACGACTACGACTACTACCGATACATTTACCTGGGTGAGCCGGTTGGGCTTGGTACGAACGTGTATAACATGGAACTTTTTAAATCTGCTACAGAAGTACCAAGCAATGAGCGTGTGATCGGTCAATTCTTTGCAGTCGATAGCGGGCATCAACAGTCTGCTACAACTTGCTTGCATCTAGTTATGACAAGTGCTGACAAGGTCTATTTAGTTGACAACTACTACTACAGCCCTGCTGGTAAGACGCACAAGAAAGCTCCCAGCACGCTATCTAAAGAGTTGCATTATTTTGTGACAGAGCAAGCGAAGCAATTCCCAAACGCTCCTATTATCAACATGACGATAGATAGTGCAGAGGGCGCGTTGCGTAATCAATATTTCGAAGACTTTGGCGAACGCTGGCATCCAGTCGCAAAAAAGAAAAAGATTGTCATGACTGAATATGTGCAGTCGCTTCTAGCGGAGGGGCGCTTTTTTTATTTAAAAACGATAAACAATTTGAAGTATTTTATTGAGGAGCATAAAAAATATCAATGGGAAGAGAAATCAATCATGAATGATGATCCTAAAGTCGTTAAGGAAGAAGACCATACAGTCGATGCCCTACAATATTTTGTAATTGATAACGCACGTTATCTTAATTTAAAGGTTTAATCTAAATGGGAATTATACAACGAATAGTAAATATTTTTAAGAGAGGACAGTATGCGATGCAACAACAATCGCTAGGCAATATCACAGAACACCCACGGATAGCAGTAAGCAAAGATGAATATAAACGGATTATGCGCAACTTGCGTTATTATCAATCGAAGTGGGAAGATGTTGAGTATATGAACTCAAATGGAGACATGGTGAAGCGACCATTCAACCATCTACCAATTGGACGGACTGCATCGAAGAAGATTGCAAGTCTTGTATACAATGAGCAGGCTACAATCTCAGTTGATGAAACTGTAAGTGGTGCTAATGAGTATGTGCAAAGCGTGTTACTGAATGATCGTTTTAACAAGAATTTTGAGCGATATTTTGAAAGCTGTCTTGCTCTTGGTGGACTTGCTATGCGTCCTTATGTTGACGGTGATAAGATTAAGATTGCTTTCGTACAAGCTCCAGTATTCCTCCCTATGAGGTCTAATACGCAAGATGTTTCGAGCGCTGCTATTGTCACTAAAACAATCAAGTCAGAGGGGCAAAAGAATGTATATTACACTTTGATCGAGTTCCATGAGTGGAAGAACGAAGAGGAATATACAATCACGAACGAACTCTACAGGTCAGAGGTTAAGGACCGCGTTGGTGATCGTGTACCATTGTCTGAGCTCTACGAGGAGTTGGACGAGACAACAACAATTAAAGGCTTGAGCCGTCCACTATTCACTTACTTAAAGACTGCTGGCATGAATAACAAAGATATTAACAGTCCTTTGGGTCTGTCTATCTTTGACAATGCCAAGAGCACAATCGATTTTATTAATACGACTTATGATGAGTTTAAGTGGGAAGTCAAGATGGGACAACGCAGAGTAGCAGTCCCAGAGCAGACAGTACGTACTGAATTTAACTCACGCAATGAGAAAGTCACTGTTACACGCAAGTTTGATCCTAATCAAAATGTATACGAGAAATTTGATACAGGGAACATTGACGGTGTTATTGGTATCACAGACTTAACAACTCCTATTCGTTCAGAAGACTATATCAAGGCTATTAACGAAGGTTTGAGCCTTTTTGAAATGCAGATAGGTGTATCTGCTGGTATGTTTAGTTTTGACGGTAAGAGCATGAAGACCGCAACGGAAATCGTGAGTGAGAACTCAGACACTTACCAAATGAGAAACAGTCTTGTTTCTTTGGTTGAGCAATCTTTGAAAGAGCTAGTCATTTCAATTTGTGAGCTTGGCTTTCTCTATGAGTTTTATAGTGGGCCTATTCCAGAAATGGAACAGATCAGCGTCAATTTAGACGATGGTGTATTTACTGATCGCAATAGTGAACTTGAATACTGGACAAAAGCTCTTGCAAGTGGTTTGGTTGACCGTAAGACAGCGATTCAACGGGCATTGAAACTAACGGAAGAAGAAGCTGGTCAAATGGTACAACGTATCAACAATGAAACGATGGCTACTGCCAATTCTGAGCGTGATACAACAGACATTGAAATTTACGGAGAATGATAAGGAATGAGCAAGAGGCTGCCGATACAATTTAATGACGAACAGTTAGAACTTGGATCGAGCCGTCTTGCTGACCTCTATCATAAGTTAACTGTCGAACTCTTTGAGCAGATGGTGGATAGATTGCTAGAGCGTGGCACGACATCGCTTACAGACAATCCTTACATCTGGCAACTAGAGAAACTCAATCAGATGCACGCACTCAATGAACACAATCTTAAAGTGATATCTAAATATACAGATATCTCAGAAGAGCAACTAAGAAATGTCATTGAGGGTGAAGGCCTAAAGATATACACGGACACCAAGAGCCAACTATTGGAGGATCTGAATAAAGACCCCCACTTTGATACAAGCCATGTACAGAAACAACTAGAAGCCTATTTAGAGCAAGCAAGTGGTGATATTGATAATCTAATCAATACAACGTTGCCAAATGTTGTTAACGAGGTTTATCGTAACATCGCCAAGGAAACAGTTGCTAAAGTTGCAACTGGTGTTGCTACACCGGACAAAGCAATTGCTGAAACTGTCATGAAATGGCAGGAAGTTGGCTTTCGAGGTTTTAAAGACCGAGGCGGTAAGAATTGGCGCATTGATAACTACGCACGTACCGTTGTTAAGACTACAACACGTAGGGTATACCGTCAGATGCGCACACAACCAGCGGACGAGCTGGGGATAGATACCTTTTACTACTCAAAGAAAGCAACTGCTAGAGAGGCTTGCGCTCCTTTACAACACCATATTGTAACGCATGGTGAAGCGAGGGAAGAGGGTGGCTATAGTGTTCTGTCGCTAGCAGATTATGGCTATGGTACACC
The DNA window shown above is from Streptococcus sp. S1 and carries:
- a CDS encoding terminase small subunit; this translates as MRQQRFVDEYIISGNATQAALKAGYSEKTAGRIAGQNLKKLEIKAYLDEKMAELQAKNIMSAEEALSILSDIARGKRDEEVLMMDPTTGEVRRLTKKADNATVIKAIQELLKRYPTAKQAEKLELEIEKLRTQMEQGMVSDLNITIIDEWAKDGS
- a CDS encoding PBSX family phage terminase large subunit, giving the protein MEVKIQKNINPHFKSVWTTSKPYNILKGGRNSFKSSVVALLLVYMMIPFLIAGKKANVVVIRKVGNTIRDSVFLKIQWALNKFGLSGRFKATVSPFKIQDTVTGSCFYFYGQDDFQKLKSNDIGNIIAVWYEEAAEFSNKEDFDQSNVTFMRQKHPDIDFVKFFWSYNPPRNPYSWINEWAEELKDNENYLVHSSSYLDDKLGFVTEQMLEDIERIKENDYDYYRYIYLGEPVGLGTNVYNMELFKSATEVPSNERVIGQFFAVDSGHQQSATTCLHLVMTSADKVYLVDNYYYSPAGKTHKKAPSTLSKELHYFVTEQAKQFPNAPIINMTIDSAEGALRNQYFEDFGERWHPVAKKKKIVMTEYVQSLLAEGRFFYLKTINNLKYFIEEHKKYQWEEKSIMNDDPKVVKEEDHTVDALQYFVIDNARYLNLKV
- a CDS encoding phage portal protein, with product MGIIQRIVNIFKRGQYAMQQQSLGNITEHPRIAVSKDEYKRIMRNLRYYQSKWEDVEYMNSNGDMVKRPFNHLPIGRTASKKIASLVYNEQATISVDETVSGANEYVQSVLLNDRFNKNFERYFESCLALGGLAMRPYVDGDKIKIAFVQAPVFLPMRSNTQDVSSAAIVTKTIKSEGQKNVYYTLIEFHEWKNEEEYTITNELYRSEVKDRVGDRVPLSELYEELDETTTIKGLSRPLFTYLKTAGMNNKDINSPLGLSIFDNAKSTIDFINTTYDEFKWEVKMGQRRVAVPEQTVRTEFNSRNEKVTVTRKFDPNQNVYEKFDTGNIDGVIGITDLTTPIRSEDYIKAINEGLSLFEMQIGVSAGMFSFDGKSMKTATEIVSENSDTYQMRNSLVSLVEQSLKELVISICELGFLYEFYSGPIPEMEQISVNLDDGVFTDRNSELEYWTKALASGLVDRKTAIQRALKLTEEEAGQMVQRINNETMATANSERDTTDIEIYGE